The following coding sequences are from one Nicotiana tomentosiformis chromosome 3, ASM39032v3, whole genome shotgun sequence window:
- the LOC104090375 gene encoding uncharacterized protein produces the protein MRLLDLAKTKLQTMRESELESLMDEIYSFCVTSGLLLGMTSLNPVDSFDNFDKDRIMKLAEYYPSEFGDRELRDLRYQLDSFIVYARKCNSMFLNLKEIKDLAIVMAKTKLNQTWRLIYLLVKLTLILHVATASVERTFSSMKHIKNDLRNSIGDEFLNSCLVCNIERNVFATVSNDTIMDRFQNMKARRVQM, from the exons ATGAGGTTACTTGACCTTGCAAAGACAAAATTGCAAACAATGAGAGAAAGTGAATTAGAATCTTTGATGGATGAGATTTACTCATTTTGTG TGACTAGTGGCTTACTCCTTGGTATGACTAGTTTGAATCCGGTTGATTCATTTGATAATTTTGATAAAGATAGAATAATGAAGCTGGCCGAGTATTATCCAAGTGAGTTTGGCGACAGGGAGCTTCGGGATCTCCGTTACCAGCTTGATAGTTTCATTGTCTATGCTCGAAAGTGTAATAGCATGTTTCTCAACTTGAAAGAAATTAAGGATCTTGCTATAGTGATGGCCAAAacaaaattgaatcaaacttggCGTCTTATTTATTTACTTGTGAAGCTGACGTTGATTTTACATGTTGCTACGGCAAGCGTGGAAAGAACATTCTCCTCAATGAAGCACATAAAGAATGATCTACGAAATAGCATTGGTGATGAATTTTTGAATAGTTGTTTAGTTTGCAATATAGAACGTAATGTATTTGCAACTGTAAGTAATGATACTATTATGGATCGCTTTCAAAATATGAAAGCTCGTCGAGTACAAATGtaa